The Arachidicoccus terrestris genome includes the window TTTAAAGCAGAGGATATCGAACCGATGATTACCTATGGTACCAATCCAGGCATGGGTATCGGCGTTACCGGCCATGTACCTGAGCTCAGTGAAATTGATCCACGTGATAAAGCTGCATTTGAAAAATCCATTCAATATATGGGGTTGGCCGCCGGTGAAAATATTATGGGGCATCCTGTAGATTATGTGTTCATCGGTAGCTGTACCAATTCCCGCATCGAGGATCTGCGTCAGGTAGCGGCCTTTGTAAAAGGAAAACAAAAGGCGCCCGGGGTGACCTGTTGGGTTGTTCCAGGAAGCAAGCAAGTGGAAGCACAGGCGAAGCAGGAAGGGATCGATAAGATTCTGGAGGCAGCGGGATTCCAGCTGCGTCAGCCAGGATGCAGTGCCTGCCTGGGTATGAATGAGGATAAGATTCCGGCCGGCAAATATTGTATCTCTACTTCTAATAGAAATTTTGAAGGTCGTCAAGGGCCTAATGCCCGTACAATGCTGGCAAGCCCGTTGATGGCTGCAGCCGCAGCGGTAACCGGTAAAGTATGTGACGTCCGAGAACTGGTTTAAATCATTTCCGTCATTCAAAATTTTTTAAGCACCTTAATCAGAAATAGTCATGAGTAAAGCAATTAATCATATAAATTCTACCGTGGTTCCATTGAACCTCGAAAACATTGATACGGATCAGATCATTCCCGCCCGTTTTCTAAAGGCAACCAGCCGTGAAGGTTTCGGCGAAAACCTTTTCAGAGACTGGCGTTTTGAAAACAATGATCCTGACCAACCTAAAAAGGACTTTGTGCTGAATAGCCCGATTTATTCAGGTAAGATCCTGGTTGCCGCCAAGAATTTTGGATGCGGATCTTCCAGGGAGCATGCTGCCTGGGCCATTAAGGACTACGGCTTTGATGTTGTGGTCAGTAGTTTCTTTGCGGATATATTTAAGAATAATGCCCTGAACAACTTTTTGGTGCCGGTAACGGTAAGTGAAGAATTTCTTCAGAAAATATTTATAGCTGTAGAAAACGATCCTAAAACAGAGCTGTCCGTGAGCGTTGAAAATCAAACCATTACCATTGAAGCCACCGGCGAGAAGGAAAGTTTTGATATCAACCATTATAAAAAGGATTGCCTGCTGAATGGGTTCGACGATATTGATTACCTGCTCAATATGCGGGATGAAATCACCGCTTTCGAACAGGCGCGTAATTAATTGCAGGTAAAATCAGTTCATTCAGTTAATTATAAAACCTTAAATCGTTAATTATGCAGGAAGAGACGATCAGCTGGAATGCCCGTTTATACGATGAGCAGCATCATTTTGTCTCAGATTTTGGCCAGGACTTGGTGGCACTGCTGGCACCTGCAGCAGGAGAAAAGATTCTGGACGCGGGGTGTGGTACCGGTACACTGGCAAGTGAGATTGCCAGCCGGGGGGCAACCGTATCGGGCATAGACCTCTCCCCTGCCATGATCGAAAAAGCGAAGGCTGCTTATCCTGGCATTTCTTTTCAGGTAGCAGATCTGACGGATTTTGATCTGGGGCGTACTTTCGACGCTGTTTTTTCCAATGCCACTTTGCATTGGGTAAGACCACCAGAGGCAGCGCTTCTATGCATTCACAAACATTTAGTGCCTGGCGGACGTTTTGTCCTGGAAATGGGCGGTTATAGAAATGTGGCCCATATTATCGAGGCCATCATGCATGCCCTGGATGATGCAGGATATTCTGCAGAGGCCAGAAGACCAGGCAGTTGGTATTTCCCCTCTGTTGCGCAATATACCCTGCTTTTAGAACAGCAGGGGTTTGAAGTGCAGCTGGTGCATTATTTTGAACGACCGACCAGACTCAACGGCCTGGATGGAATGGCTAAGTGGATCGAAATGTTTGGCTTGTATTTATTTGAGGGAATAGACGGTGCGGCAGTAGAAGAACTGATCCAGGCGGCTGTTGAAAAGCTCCGGCCTACGCATTTTAAAGACGGTCAGTGGTGGGCAGATTATAGACGACTTAGAATAAAAGCAAAGAAGTTAGCGTGAACGAACCAACCATCATATTAAACGAAGTAAAACTGACAAGACCAGGCGGTTTCAGCCTGCAGCATCTCAGTCTTGAATTACCTGCAGGAGCGCACCTTGTTGTCACCGGCCCGTCCGGATCGGGTAAGACTTCGCTGGGTATGGCTTTGGCAGGTAAGTTATTTGTTACCGGTTTGTTAGAAATTAGGCCGTTAAATGAAAATGCGTCTGGCAAAAAAAATCAGATGGTGGATCAGCGCTATGAGATAAAAAACAGAAGTAATACGGTAGATGGCTACTATCAGCAGCGCTATAACAGCCTCGATAATGAGGATGCATATACAGTTATGGAGGAGCTTTTGTTGATACAGGATGATCCGGAGCTGATCAAGGAACATTTAAATGATTTTAATATCGGCTATTTAGCAGATAAGACGATGCTTACGCTTTCCAGTGGAGAGCATAAACGTTTTCAACTGGTGAAAATGTTGTTAAGTCCTGCGCCGATTGTAATACTGGATGAACCTTTTGTGGGACTCGATGTGCAGGCCAGGGGCGCATTAAACAAAATGCTGGAAAAATTGGCACTAAAAGGCATACAGATCATTACACTTACGGGCGCCAGAGAACATTTTCCCGAAATAGCGACACATATTCTGGAACTGCAGAAGGGTAATGTGGTGTATTTTGGTGAGATCACCGGCTATGAACCAGGCTTTCAGCCTGAGGTCGCCAACTATGATCTTGCCCCGCTCACCCTGCAAAGAGCAGACAGGAAGGCAGAAGCGCCACAGGCCATCGTTAAAATGGTGGACCTGCATATCAGCTATTCTGATAAAATAATCTTTGAAAAACTGAACTGGACAGTGAAGCCAGCAGAACGATGGTTGCTCAAAGGACCTAATGGTGCCGGAAAATCAACTTTGCTTAGCCTGGTATACGGTGATAACCCTAAGGCTTATGCCAATCAGATTTATCTATTTGATAAAAGAAGAGGCACGGGTGAAAGTATTTGGGATATTAAAAAGCGGATGGGTTATGTATCACCGGAGTTACATGCTTTCTTTGATAAGAACATTTCTTGTTTTTCTGCGGTTGCCAGTGGGTATTGTGACACGATGGGGTTGTACAGAAAATTAAATGAGCAAGAGACAAATCAGGTAGATGCCTGGTTAAAGACCCTTGATCTCACTGCTATCCGGGATAAAAAGCTTTCCCAGATATCAACAGGCCAACAGCGATTGATTATGCTGTTACGCGCCTTTATCAAGAGCCCGCCATTACTGATCCTGGATGAACCCTGTCAGGGGCTGGATCAGTGGCAAACGGAGGCCTTCGTACGGCTGGTGGAGGACTATTGTCTAAGGACTGGGGCGACATTGATTTATATCAGCCACTATGCCAGTGAGATTCCATCCGTTGTATCACAGGTTATGGAACTGCAGGGAGATGGTAAAGGTGGGTATAGGATATATGAAGCGAACAGAACGACTCAGGCTTTAAAGGAACAGCAAATGCTGGCAGCAACCTGATCAACATAATAAAATTTAATTAAAAGAACAGAATTTAAAAATATCAATAATGAAAAAGAATATTACGGTTATTCTGGGTGATGGCATAGGACCGGAAGTGACGGAACAATCTATCAAGATTTTAAACGCTGTTGGCGAGCAGTTTGGTCATGAGTTTACCTATGATTATCAGTTAATGGGTGCTGTCGCCATCGATGAGACAGGCAATCCCCTGCCGGACGCAACCATTGAATCCGCCCTGAAAAGTGATGCGGTGCTCTTTGGCGCCATAGGACATCCTAAATATGACAATGACCCCTCGGCCAAAGTACGCCCAGAGCAAGGTCTGTTAAAGTTACGGAAGTCTTTACAGTTATATGCCAATATCCGCCCTGTGATCACCTACCCTGCGCTCAATCATCTGTCTCCCCTGAAGCCGGAGAAAATGGAGGGTGTGGACTTTGTGATCTTTAGAGAACTTACCGGCGGTATTTATTTTGGAGAGAAAAAGGTAAACGAAGAGAAAACAGAAGCTTCTGATCTGTGCAGCTATACTAAACCCGAAATTGAGCGGATCGCTCACCTGGCTTTCCAGTATGCCGGTCGGCCAGAGCGCAGGAAGAAACTGACACTGGTTGATAAAGCCAATGTACTGGAAACTTCGCGCCTTTGGCGTAAAGTGGTGCAGGATATCGCACCGTCTTATCCGGACATCAAAGTAGATTATATGTTTGTTGACAATGCTTCAATGCAGATCATTGTCAATCCCAAGCAGTTCGATGTCGTGCTGACGGAGAATATGTTCGGTGATATTATCAGTGATGAGGCCAGCGTACTGAGTGGTTCCCTGGGACTGTTGCCTTCTTCTTCTGTAGGAACCGGCACTGTTTTATTTGAACCGATTCATGGTTCTTATCCACAGGCCGCGGGCAAAGATATCGCTAATCCTATTGGCTCCATACTTAGTGCGGCTATGATGCTGGAACATTTTGGCATGAATGAGGAAGCGGCGCTGGTCAGAAACGCTGTCGCCTGGACATTGGCCCAGGGATTTGTAAGCCAGGATATTGACGCCGTCAATAATTATGGTACCAGCGTGATCGGAGATTTGATCAAAGATTTTATCGAACAGAAAATTCCAGCAGATGTCAATAAGAAATCTGTTGAATTAGGTAAATCTACGATTATCTAAGTTCAGATAATCAACGCTGGGAAAAATATTTTTTCAGCATTGTTCTTTGTTTTGATTTTTTTTCTACATTTGTTTCACGTTACCGTTATAACGTTATTATCTGTTGAAAACAAGTGTAAAAAATATAATCCCGGTCATCGCCCTAAATAATGTCATTATTGTGGTGGTCGTCATTATTTCCTTTTTCCGAGGAAGTGGTAATGGATTTGTTTTGTGACACACGAGCAAAATAAAATATTGAAAACCACTTCCCTATCAGGAGGTGGTTTTTTCTTTCAGGCCGGGTTTGATAACAGCGTTAAGCATATTCACGTAAAATATATTATTCAAAAAAGTTGTAAAGCATTAAAAAATGGAGCCAAATCTCAATAAATATTCTAAAAACCTTACCCAGGATGAAACGCAACCTGGTGCCCAGGCGATGTACTATGCCATTGGTATGAAAGATGAAGACTTAGACAAAGCGCAAGTCGGTATCGCTGCCATGGGATGGGATGGTAATCCCTGTAATATGCATTTAAATGATTTAGCAACAGACGTCAGGGAGAGTGTAAATGCTTCCGGCCTTGTCGGGCTGCGGTTTTATACCATCGGGGTTAGTGATGGAATGGCCAATGGAACAGATGGCATGCGCTATAGTCTGGTTAGCCGTGATGTTATCGCCGATAGTATTGAGACGAATGCAGGGGCACAGTATTATGACGGCCTTATTACCATCCCTGGATGTGATAAGAACATGCCAGGCTCTATAATGGCAATGGCCAGGCTGAACCGGCCGTCTCTGATGCTTTACGGTGGAACGATTGCGCCGGGGCACTATAAAGGTGAAGATTTAAATATCGTTTCTGCATTTGAAGCCTTGGGTCAGAAAATTGCCGGTAATCTGGATGAAGCAGATTTTAAAGGAATTGTCCAACATGCTTGTCCGGGTGCAGGTGCCTGTGGGGGCATGTATACCGCTAATACGATGGCCAGCGCCATTGAGGCACTGGGTATGAGCCTGCCCTACTCTTCCTCTAATCCTGCATTGAGTGAAGAAAAGAAAAAAGAATGTGAAGCTGCTGGCGCTGCTATCCGGCTGCTGCTGGAAAAAGATATTAAGCCTTCCGATATTATGACGCGTAAGGCCTTTGAAAATGCCATGACCGTTATTATGGCACTGGGCGGCAGCACCAATGCGGTCCTACATATGATCGCTATTGCCAGAACGGCTAAAGTACCTTTGACGCAAGACGATTTTCAGCTGATCAGTGATAAAGTACCTATGCTGGCTGACTTTAAACCCAGCGGTAAATACCTGATGGAAGATCTGCACCAGTATGGCGGAACACCTGCGGTGATGAAGTATCTGCTTTCTAAAGGATTGTTACACGGTGACTGTCTGACTGTTACCGGTAAGACGGTTGCAGAGAACCTGGCTGACGCGCCGGATCTGGATTTTGAAAAACAGGATATTATCCATTCTTTGGACAATCCGATCAAAGCTACAGGGCACTTACAAATACTCTATGGTAACCTGGCAGAAGATGGCAGTGTGGCCAAGATCACCGGTAAGGAAGGTGAAAGATTTGAAGGTACCGCCAGGGTATTTGACGGTGAAGCTCATTTGATTGAAGGCCTTGCCTCTAAAAGAGTACATGCAGGTGATGTAGTGGTCATCCGTTACAGTGGACCGGTAGGTGCTCCTGGCATGCCTGAAATGCTGAAGCCGACGGGCGCAATTATCGGTGCTGGTCTGGGTAAATCAGTGGCACTGATAACAGACGGTCGTTTCAGTGGCGGTACGCACGGATTTGTCGTAGGGCATATTACGCCCGAAGCCCATAAAGGCGGTCTGATCGCTCTTGTAGAAGATGATGATATTATTGAAATTGATGCGGTGAATAATAAAATTGTATTAAAAGTCGCTGAAGAGGAGATTGAGCGTCGACGCAAAGCATGGAAACAACCACCTTTAAAGGTCTCTTCAGGGGTGTTGTATAAATACGCTAATACTGTGGCCTCCGCTGCATATGGTTGTGTAACTGATGAGCTGGAGGAGGATCTTAAAAGAGACAATAAATAGAAACAAATCATTTATCATACATAAAAAAGACTCAAATGGATACGCTTGATGTAAAAGAAGCCGCCGCACCCCAGACGGAAAAATC containing:
- the leuD gene encoding 3-isopropylmalate dehydratase small subunit, encoding MSKAINHINSTVVPLNLENIDTDQIIPARFLKATSREGFGENLFRDWRFENNDPDQPKKDFVLNSPIYSGKILVAAKNFGCGSSREHAAWAIKDYGFDVVVSSFFADIFKNNALNNFLVPVTVSEEFLQKIFIAVENDPKTELSVSVENQTITIEATGEKESFDINHYKKDCLLNGFDDIDYLLNMRDEITAFEQARN
- a CDS encoding class I SAM-dependent methyltransferase — its product is MQEETISWNARLYDEQHHFVSDFGQDLVALLAPAAGEKILDAGCGTGTLASEIASRGATVSGIDLSPAMIEKAKAAYPGISFQVADLTDFDLGRTFDAVFSNATLHWVRPPEAALLCIHKHLVPGGRFVLEMGGYRNVAHIIEAIMHALDDAGYSAEARRPGSWYFPSVAQYTLLLEQQGFEVQLVHYFERPTRLNGLDGMAKWIEMFGLYLFEGIDGAAVEELIQAAVEKLRPTHFKDGQWWADYRRLRIKAKKLA
- a CDS encoding ATP-binding cassette domain-containing protein, which produces MNEPTIILNEVKLTRPGGFSLQHLSLELPAGAHLVVTGPSGSGKTSLGMALAGKLFVTGLLEIRPLNENASGKKNQMVDQRYEIKNRSNTVDGYYQQRYNSLDNEDAYTVMEELLLIQDDPELIKEHLNDFNIGYLADKTMLTLSSGEHKRFQLVKMLLSPAPIVILDEPFVGLDVQARGALNKMLEKLALKGIQIITLTGAREHFPEIATHILELQKGNVVYFGEITGYEPGFQPEVANYDLAPLTLQRADRKAEAPQAIVKMVDLHISYSDKIIFEKLNWTVKPAERWLLKGPNGAGKSTLLSLVYGDNPKAYANQIYLFDKRRGTGESIWDIKKRMGYVSPELHAFFDKNISCFSAVASGYCDTMGLYRKLNEQETNQVDAWLKTLDLTAIRDKKLSQISTGQQRLIMLLRAFIKSPPLLILDEPCQGLDQWQTEAFVRLVEDYCLRTGATLIYISHYASEIPSVVSQVMELQGDGKGGYRIYEANRTTQALKEQQMLAAT
- the leuB gene encoding 3-isopropylmalate dehydrogenase, producing MKKNITVILGDGIGPEVTEQSIKILNAVGEQFGHEFTYDYQLMGAVAIDETGNPLPDATIESALKSDAVLFGAIGHPKYDNDPSAKVRPEQGLLKLRKSLQLYANIRPVITYPALNHLSPLKPEKMEGVDFVIFRELTGGIYFGEKKVNEEKTEASDLCSYTKPEIERIAHLAFQYAGRPERRKKLTLVDKANVLETSRLWRKVVQDIAPSYPDIKVDYMFVDNASMQIIVNPKQFDVVLTENMFGDIISDEASVLSGSLGLLPSSSVGTGTVLFEPIHGSYPQAAGKDIANPIGSILSAAMMLEHFGMNEEAALVRNAVAWTLAQGFVSQDIDAVNNYGTSVIGDLIKDFIEQKIPADVNKKSVELGKSTII
- the ilvD gene encoding dihydroxy-acid dehydratase, which codes for MEPNLNKYSKNLTQDETQPGAQAMYYAIGMKDEDLDKAQVGIAAMGWDGNPCNMHLNDLATDVRESVNASGLVGLRFYTIGVSDGMANGTDGMRYSLVSRDVIADSIETNAGAQYYDGLITIPGCDKNMPGSIMAMARLNRPSLMLYGGTIAPGHYKGEDLNIVSAFEALGQKIAGNLDEADFKGIVQHACPGAGACGGMYTANTMASAIEALGMSLPYSSSNPALSEEKKKECEAAGAAIRLLLEKDIKPSDIMTRKAFENAMTVIMALGGSTNAVLHMIAIARTAKVPLTQDDFQLISDKVPMLADFKPSGKYLMEDLHQYGGTPAVMKYLLSKGLLHGDCLTVTGKTVAENLADAPDLDFEKQDIIHSLDNPIKATGHLQILYGNLAEDGSVAKITGKEGERFEGTARVFDGEAHLIEGLASKRVHAGDVVVIRYSGPVGAPGMPEMLKPTGAIIGAGLGKSVALITDGRFSGGTHGFVVGHITPEAHKGGLIALVEDDDIIEIDAVNNKIVLKVAEEEIERRRKAWKQPPLKVSSGVLYKYANTVASAAYGCVTDELEEDLKRDNK